The following coding sequences lie in one Glycine max cultivar Williams 82 chromosome 19, Glycine_max_v4.0, whole genome shotgun sequence genomic window:
- the PHR31 gene encoding MYB-CC domain-containing transcription factor PHR31, whose protein sequence is MNENKIDWGGLIQQSHGLSGDFNSEFGNRYCQYFDIRQAWNMGPLSMFGGEATDHELPNIGHVKSSGTIMSRFESPASAFYATENCMGFAEYDCQVGVHSLSSQLCKINDLEFPLYQSFSRENLFLDSANQSETNFDLSNTLQSIVKSQLNSGNQCRRSPEKSNQISSGNFPSSKFLPIEQQKLFVDGLIRGSSFLKKGNQDHMVGHGSFNLSVPQLRFSSQIEKLYPTLSAGSVSTIGNSASNGAIVSSKTRIRWTKDLHEKFVECVNRLGGAEQATPKAILKMMNTDGLTIFHVKSHLQKYRIAKFIPEPSHGKSDKRTHTKDVHHLDVKTGLQIREALKLQLDAQRRLHEQLEIQRKLQLRIEEQGRELKKMFDQQQKTNNNLPNTQNSATDETTINH, encoded by the exons ATGAACGAGAACAAAATTGATTGGGGAGGATTGATTCAACAAAGTCATGGACTAAGTGGGGATTTTAATTCTGAGTTTGGCAATCGTTACTGTCAATATTTTGATATCAGACAAGCTTGGAATATGGGACCACTTTCAATGTTTGGAGGAGAAGCCACAGATCATGAGTTACCAAACATTGGCCATGTCAAATCATCTGGCACCATTATGAGCCGTTTTGAGTCACCAGCTTCTGCCTTTTATGCTACAGAAAACTGCATGGGATTTGCAGAATATGATTGCCAAGTTGGTGTTCACTCTTTGAGCTCTCAGTTATGTAAGATTAATGATTTGGAATTCCCTTTGTATCAATCTTTTTCCAGGGAAAATCTTTTCTTGGATTCAGCAAACCAATCTGAAACCAACTTTGATTTATCAAACACTTTGCAATCCATAGTTAAATCTCAACTGAATAGTGGCAATCAATGCCGTAGATCCCCTGAAAAGTCTAATCAAATTTCAAGTGGGAATTTTCCCAGTTCCAAGTTCCTTCCAATAGAACAACAGAAGTTGTTCGTTGATGGTCTTATCAGGGGCTCATCATTTCTGAAAAAAGGAAATCAAGACCATATG GTTGGTCATGGATCTTTCAATTTATCTGTTCCACAACTGAGATTCTCTTCTCAGATTGAGAAGTTGTATCCAACACTTTCAGCAGGAAGTGTGTCTACTATTGGAAACTCTGCTTCTAATGGGGCAATAGTGTCAAGTAAAACACGTATAAGATGGACTAAGGATCTTCATGAAAAGTTTGTCGAGTGTGTGAATCGCCTTGGAGGCGCTGAGC AGGCAACACCAAAAGCTATATTAAAGATGATGAACACAGATGGTTTGACTATCTTCCATGTCAAAAGTCATTTGCAGAAATATAGAATTGCGAAATTCATTCCAGAGCCCAGTCACG GGAAATCTGACAAAAGAACCCACACAAAGGATGTGCATCATCTTGATGTCAAAAC TGGCTTACAAATTAGAGAGGCGCTTAAGCTGCAATTAGATGCTCAAAGGCGTCTTCATGAACAATTAGAG ATTCAGAGAAAATTACAGTTGCGAATTGAGGAACAAGGAagggaactaaaaaaaatgtttgaccaGCAGCAAAAGACTAATAATAACCTCCCGAATACTCAGAATTCAGCCACTGATGAGACAACAATTAATCATTAA